In Gemmatimonadaceae bacterium, one DNA window encodes the following:
- a CDS encoding helix-turn-helix transcriptional regulator: protein MSGLQVAFGATIRQLREELGLSQEKLAQRAKVSRNFWGSVERGESSISMDVAERFAKALGLSLSELIHLSEIRRR, encoded by the coding sequence ATGTCTGGCCTCCAAGTCGCCTTCGGTGCGACCATTCGACAACTGCGGGAAGAACTCGGCTTATCTCAGGAGAAGCTGGCGCAACGCGCCAAGGTTTCTCGCAACTTCTGGGGGTCCGTTGAACGAGGGGAATCGAGTATTTCGATGGATGTAGCAGAACGCTTCGCCAAAGCGCTCGGACTATCTCTTTCCGAGTTGATCCACCTGTCAGAAATTCGCCGAAGGTGA